DNA sequence from the Sulfurimonas sp. HSL3-7 genome:
GATGTCCTCCCGGGTGTAGTACCCCTCCTGAACTTCCTCTTTCGGGCCGCGCATCGCGGGGTAGAGAGAGAACGGCAGCTTGGTCCCCGGACCGCGCCGGGCGCCTATCCGCGTAAGCAGCGGGTACTTTTTGATCTCGATCCGCCACCCCTCGTCGTCGGTCAGGTGCCAGTGGAAGGTGTTGATCTTGTGCTGCGCCAGACGGTCGATGAACGTTTTGACATAGTCCTTGGAGAAAAAGTTGCGCGAACTGTCCAGCATCATGCCCCGCCATGCAAAGCGGGGCGCGTCCTCTATCGTGCAGGCGCTGAGAGGCCACACCTTTACGGGCAGATCCGTTTTTTCCTGAGCCCATATCGCCGGCGGAAGGAGCTGCATCAGGCTCATCATCGCATAGAAAAAGCCGGCTTCGCTCTCTGCCTCCAGGGTGACCCGTTCCGGGGTGACCTGAAGCCGGTAGGCCTCATTCCCGAGCCCGGTACTGTGTCTGAAGAGCAGGGTGCTTTCTTCGGCTTTCGCTGCTTTGCCGAGGGTAAAGCCGGCGTTGAGAGAGAGCTGCTTCTGCAGGTAGTCGAGGGAATTTTCTGCGAGGGGCGTCTCTAAGAAGAAACGCGTCTCTTTTGTCAGAAGAAATGCGCCGTCCCCTTTTTGCAGGTGCATCGGCCTTGGAATGATGGTGTCGACGGCTGCCGGGGCAGATGCGGACAAGAGCCATAACAGAAGGAAAATCGCAACAGAAGCTTTCATAGGGAGATTGTAGCATTTTACCCGGCAGAGAGGAACCGTGCGTTGCAGGGTTTTATTGGAACCGCTCTCTAAAAGTGTTATACTAGATCATGAAAAATCGACTTTTTTTGGCACTGCCGGCAATACTGGACGACTACGAAGCGATACAGAACGATTTCGCAGAGGCCCTCGAGGGGCGCTGGGTCCCGCCCGCAAACCTCCATCTGACGCTCAGCTTTTTCGGCAGGGTGGACGATCCGGAAGCGTTGGAAGAGAAGCTCTCTTCTCTGAAGATGACGCTTACCCCTTCGATCATCGGCGGGATGGGCTGTTTTGTCCGAAAGAAGATCCTCTTTGCCACTGTGGAGAACCCCTCCCTGGAGGCGCTCTACGAAGAGGTGAACACCTTTTTCGAGCTGCCGGTGAGGCGGCCTTTTGTCGGGCATGTGACGCTGATGCGGTTCAAAAGGATCGTCGACGAGGCGAAGTTCGATGAGGCGCTGGAAGGCTACCGCGACTGCAGGATCGGCGTTCTGGGCGCGCACCCCCTGCTGATGCAGAGCACGCTGCAACCCGAGGGCGCAAAATACAGCGAGATCAGGAGGTATTAGGATGGTCATCTGCAGCTGCACACTTCATCTGGACCTCTACGACGTCAGTTCGTTAAAAGGGCGCCGCAGCGTGCTGAATAAGTTCAAGGAGAAGTTGAAGACCTTCAACGTGTCGGTGATGGATATCAGCGGCGAGTATGCCAGAGAGGCT
Encoded proteins:
- a CDS encoding DUF503 family protein, with protein sequence MVICSCTLHLDLYDVSSLKGRRSVLNKFKEKLKTFNVSVMDISGEYAREADIAFVFLSPSALESARYRDRIENALVSLFPEYTIEIDHEEL
- the thpR gene encoding RNA 2',3'-cyclic phosphodiesterase is translated as MKNRLFLALPAILDDYEAIQNDFAEALEGRWVPPANLHLTLSFFGRVDDPEALEEKLSSLKMTLTPSIIGGMGCFVRKKILFATVENPSLEALYEEVNTFFELPVRRPFVGHVTLMRFKRIVDEAKFDEALEGYRDCRIGVLGAHPLLMQSTLQPEGAKYSEIRRY